TCGTGTATATGATTGATTAAAAAATTTAAATTAGATAAAACTTTAATTGTAATGGATTTGCTTAAAGAAAAATTTCCATTTTTATCTGATGAAGATTTGGAATCTCTTGCTCAAATATCAGACGTACAAACGTATGGTAGGCGTGAAGAAATCATTAGCATCGGCAAGTATAGTGGCGATTTTATGTATACTATAAATGGTATTTTAAGGGGATATTATATAGATGATTTAGGGGAAGAGAGAAATGTTTTTCTAGTCAATAATAATATGTTTTTTGGAAGCCCGGAATGTATTTTAGATGATAAAGCTTCTAATTATATTTTTGAAACGGTTACAAATACATCACTTATAGTTTTCGAATATAAAAAACTCGAGCAGCTCGCCAGTGAAAACAAAAATATCTTCCGTTTTTACACCGATGCCGTAAAAAGTATCCTCCGTTTTTTTGTTATTAGATTAAATGATTTCACTTGCTCATCTCCGCAAGAAAGATTTCTAAAACTACAAGACTCGCGTCCTCTTTTAATAAAAAATGCTAAAACAAAATTATTAGCAAATTTCCTTGGTTTATCACCAAATTCTCTTTCTAGAATTAAAGCAAGACTTTTTAAGAAACGCTAACTTTTGTATATTTTTTTCTCAAAGCCATTATATAATTTTGTCACTGTTTCCATTAACTTAAATATTTAAAATAATGAAAAAATTAATCTTAGATAGTTTGATCGTTGTTGTTTCTACAGCTTCAATTCAAGGTCAAACGATAAAATTAGACGCAAAGCAAAAAGAAGCCACTGTACACACTAAAAAAACAAACAATGACTTGTTGAGTTATTTGCCTTTTGGTGATAAAACTGATTTCGATAATGCCCGAAAAGGATTTATTGCAACTTTGGATGAAGGTGAAATAAAAGATGAAAATGGGAATGTAGTGTATAGTATGAAACAGTATGATTTCATTAAAGGAAACGCGCCAGCTACAACAAACCCTAGTCTTTGGAGGCAAAGTGAATTAAATAGCATCAACGGTCTTTTTAAGGTTACAGACGGTGTTTATCAAATCAGAGGTTTTGATTTAGCTAATATGAGTTTAATCGAAGGAAACACAGGGTGGATTATTGTGGATCCTCTGCTTTCGCCTTCAACAGCCAAAGCTGGTCTTGATCTTGCCAATAAACATTTAGGAAAAAGACCTGTCGCAGCTATCATTATTACCCATAGCCACATTGATCATTTTGGAGGTGTAAGAGGCATCGTTGATGAAGCAGATGTAAAAAGTGGTAAGGTGCCCATTTATGTTCCGGAAGGGTTTTTTGAACACTCGGTGGCAGAAAATGTAATGGGAGGAAATACCATGGGGAGGCGAGCTTCATATATGTACGGGAACTTGTTGGCAAAAGATGCTAAAGGAACTTTAGGAACCGGATTGGGGCAAACAACTTCTACAGGAATGGCAGGTATTTTGGATGGTACACATATTATTAATAAAAAAGAAGAAAGTCATACGATTGATGGGATTGAAGTAGAGTTTACTTACGCGCCAGAATCTGAAGCACCTGCAGAAATGATGTTTTATTTTCCGAAATATAAAGCATTTTGTCAGGCAGAAGATTTGAACCATACACTGCACAATTTATATACTTTAAGAGGAGCTCAAGTGAGGAATGGTAAAAAATGGAGTCAATATATTGACCATGCCATTGCGAAATGGGGAGATAATGTTACAGCATCATTTGGTTCACACCATTGGCCAACTTGGGATAATAAAAACATTAGAATTTATTGGGAAAGTCAGAGGGATTTATATAGATTTATTCACGATCAAACACTTAGGCTGGCAAATAATGGATTTACACCAAGAGAAATTGCTGAAATGTTGAAACTCCCCGAATCATTAGATAAAAAGTTTTACAACAGGGGTTATTATGGCTCTGTGAGTCATGACGTAAGGGCGCAGTATCAGTTGTATTTTGGTTGGTTTGATGGCAATCCTTCTAATCTTAACAAGCTTACTCCAACAGATGGCGGAAAAAAATACGTTGAATTTATGGGTGGTGCAAACAATTTACTTGCACAGGCGCAAAAATCCTATGATAAAGGAGAATATCGTTGGGTAGCAGAAGTCGTGAGTCATTTGGTTTTTGCAGAGCCTAATAATAAGAATGCAAGATATCTTTTAGCAGATGCTTATGAGCAGCTAGGCTACATTGCAGAATCTGGTCCGTGGAGAAATTTTTATATTTCTGGTGCTTTAGAATTAAGAAATGGTGTGAGAGAACTGCCAACTCCTAATACAGCTGGGCCAGATATGATAAAAGGAATGACCACAGAGTTGTTTTTTAATTTCTTAGCGATGAAGTTTATTGGCACTGATGCTGAAGCTTCAAAAATGAAATACAATTTCAATATTACAATGCCTGATGTGAATGAGAAATTGGCATTAATTGTTGGAAACGGAACGGTAACGCCTAGAATCGGTTCGCATGTTAAAAATGATATCACCGCAGATATCACACTTAATAGGTCAGATTTAGACAGGATAAATCTTGGTGAAACAAGTTTTAATGATTTATTGAAAAGTAAGAAAATTAAAATAAAAGGAGATGAAGCAGCATTTGCAAAATTTTTATCTAAGATTGATAATTTTAAATTTTGGTTTAATATTGTAGAACCTTAAAAAAGAATGAATTCGGTTGGTATAATAAGTATATATCAACCGAATTTTTTTATTGAAACTATGAAAAAATCAATCGCTTTACTATTGCTAATTTCTGTAAATTTCTTTGCTCAAGCTCAAGAAGATTTTTTTTATGAAATGAAAGTTTCTACAAACCTCGTTGAAAAAGAAAGCTTTTATTTGGAAGTTAATACTAACTGGAAGCATGTTTATAATGAAGTTGGCTGGAGGCGTTTGGGTGTTGCGGGTATGGCGACTAAAAAAATAAATAACTGGTCACTTTATGGTGGTTTGTCTACATTTTACACATTCAATAAAGATATCGTTAATTATTTAGAAATAAGACCACGGATAGGTTTGGGGTTAACTACCCCTATTGTAGACAGACTTACTTTAAATCAAAGACTTTTGGGTGAATGGCGAAATCATTTCTATTCTAAGGAAAATAAAAACAGAAGTTACACAAGGTCTCGTTATCGAGTATTGCTGAATTATACAATTGCTGAAAACAAAGAAAAGCAAACGGCATGGAAAGTAAAACCAAGTATAGAATGGTATTTTACTAAAAATGTTGCTTATGGCGAACGCTTTGCAGAATCTAGAAGATATACTTTAATGCTGTCACGTGAATTTAAAAACAAAGATGAATTAAGTATTGGCTACAGATATGAAGATTTTATAAAATTATTAGAACAAAACAAAATTGGACACCTTGTTTTATTAGAATATAGTTTTTGATTAAAAACTTATTTAAACTTTTTATTAAACCACAAAAGGCACAAAAGATTTAGATATTTCTATTAAAGCTTATTTTTAAAATGAAAAAAGAACACAGAAGCTTTCAAAAATCTTTGATTTTTATTCTTTTGAGAGCTTTGAATATCTAATCATGTGCATTTCAAATATCTTTTGTCTCTCTTTTGCGGTTAAACAAAAATTAGTTTAAACAGCTTTTAAATATTATTGCTTCTAAACTAATTTAATTGAAGATTTTTTAGCTAATTAGGTGTCTTTTCTTATCAGTTCTTTTGCGATAAACAGTTTTCCTAAAAAAAAACTTCGCCCAATATTGAGCGAAGTTTTTTTTATATTTCGTTTCAGAAGCTTATTTCTTAATAAACGGATAAGTTTTATCATCCAGTTTTAATAAATAGGAACCTGTTTTTAAGTTCTGTACAGAGATATTTTTCTTTTTTTCGAATGGATTTTTCTCTGTGTAAAGTAATTTTCCTGAGTAATCGAATATTTTTGCTTCTTGAATGTTTTCTATTTTTCCACTCACAAAAATGTTTTCATGAGCCGGATTTGGATAGATTTTAAATTCTTTTCCAGCTAATAGTTCTACATCAGAAGTTGATAAAGAGCCTGTATTTTCGCAGTAATTACTTGCATAAGAGTCCCATTCGCTTACAGTGAATGTTGAATTAGGTTCTGTGACAGTATTTTTTCTGTATAACGAAACATTTGCATTGTTATTGCTTATAAACTTATTTCCAATTGCATCAACCTTTGTTGATTGATAAGCTAATTCCACATATTGAGTTCCTGTGAAAGCTAAAGCCTCTCCTGCTGTAAGAAATAATGCATCATTGTTTGTGAAACATGATAGTGTAGATTTTGGATTAAGGATTACAAAGCTTTCGTTGTTGAGGATTTTACCTTCGAGCTCAAAAGTTCCGGTAAAATAATAAGAATCAGTTGTGTTATTGTAGTATTGGGCTTTTATACTGTAGTTATTTAAATTGACTTCATGTCCGGTTTTATTTACAATTTCCAAAGCCTTATTATTGTCTGTTCCTTCAATGTATTTTGTAATTAAAAGATCTTTAAAATTTGAATCTGTTGCAAGAGTTGATACATTCGCAGTATTGCTGTCTGTAGATTCTAAATAGCCTTGATCGTAAGCTCTCACCGTAAATGAATAAGATGTTGCAGGATTTAAATGATCAACAATAAGGGAAGTTGATTTTGTTGTCGTTAGAAAAACTCCATTTTGATATACATTATACCCTATTACGTCGTTACTTGTGCTCGGTGACCAAGTCAGATTTGTAAAATAAGCTCCGGATTGAGAGGTGTTTAAATTGGTAGGAGCCTGTGGTGCAATAGCATCTGGAGTTTGTGTCCAAATTTCGTTAACCCATTGAGGGTTGTCAATAAAAGGATTCCTGTTATTCTGAATAGTATATACGGCATTGTTTCTATTGATTTCTCGCTGAGAAACAGGGTCTTGTGTATGCCATTGAATAAGCATTGAAATATAAGCAGAATCAAAAGCTCGCTCTGCTGTACCATCAAATGGAGAGCGGTCAATCGCAGGATTGATATTGGTAGAATGATTAAATCCAGGCAGTTTGTCTTCATATCTTACTGCAAAATAAAGCAGCATTCTTGCGATATCACCCTTAAATTCATTGATGGGTTCATAAACTCTATTGGTGTATGAGTAATTAGGAATAGCGCTATTGGCAATCTTAGATGTGTTGCTGAAGGTATGGTGGATGGTAGAATTTCCAATTCCATACGGATAATTGTTTCGCAATTGATTGATTCTTGCATCGGTAGGAATTACAAAATGCAAGTCTGAATACATCGGATAATTGCTATTAAATGTACTTTGGGGTATCGCATGTTCCCTATTATACCCTAATCCTTCAGTTCCGGAAGTACTGATTAGGTTTGCAGAAGTATATTCGTAAGCATCCGGTCCGGCAGGGATTTCAGAATATATATCCAGTAAAATTGTGGTATTGTTAGATCCGTGATCATAATATTGATCTAAATCGGTTTGGTTGTAATAGTTAGGCAAATCCCCATAGCCCCAATTTACATTTTTGGTTGCAGTAATTTCATGCAGCTTAGTCTTTAATGCGTACCCAGTCAGTCCTGTCGTTCCATTATAATATCCCGATGGAATCTGGGCTGAAATAGAAGCGGATATTAAAAGTATAGGAAGTAAAAAATTTTTCATGTTTAAAAAATTGGACAACTAAAGTAAGAAATAAACATAATTAAAATCAAATAAGATGATTAATATAATGTTAATAATTTGAAATTAATTTACTGAATATTAATTACTTATTTGCTTCAATTTAGCTTCAGAACAAATTATTTTAGTATTTCAGCAATTTAAGTATCTTTGGGACATAACTATACATGTAATATGAACACAGAAACGATTAACAACATCAAAATGATCGCGGAAACAGCAAAGGAATTTGCTGAAAAGAACATCAGACCCAATATTATGGAGTGGGACGAAAGTCAAACTTTCCCTAAAGAGCTATTTCATCAGTTAGGTGATATGGGTTTCATGGGAATTGTAATTCCTGAAGAATATGGCGGTTCTGGTCTTGGTTATCATGAGTATGTTGCTATTCTGGATGAGATTTCTCAGGTTGATCCTTCAATCGGATTATCTGTTGCAGCGCACAACTCACTTTGTACCAACCACATTTATGAGTTTGGTAACGAAGAGCAAAGGAACAAATGGTTACCACAATTGGCTACCGGAAAAGTAATAGGAGCTTGGGGGCTTACAGAGCATAACACAGGGTCAGATTCTGGTGGGATGTCTACTACAGCTGTAAAAGATGGTGATGAGTGGATCATTAATGGAGCTAAAAACTTTATTACTCACGCAATTTCTGGTGATATTGCAGTAGTAATGACAAGAACAGGTGAAATTGGAGCTAAAAACAATTCTACAGCATTTGTTTTAGAAAAAGGAATGGCTGGTTTTACTTCTGGTAAAAAAGAAAACAAATTAGGAATGAGAGCTTCAGAAACTGCAGAGCTTATTTTTGATAACGTTCGTGTTTCAGATGCAAACCGTTTAGGTGAAGTAGGTGAAGGTTTCAAGCAGGCGATGAAAATTCTTGACGGTGGTAGAATTTCTATTGCTGCTTTAAGTTTAGGAACAGCAAAAGGAGCTTATAAAGCTGCTTTAAAATATGCTAAAGAAAGAAAACAATTCGGAAAATCAATTTCAGAATTCCAGGCGATTAACTTTATGTTGGCAGATATGGCAACAGAAATTGATGCGGCAGAATTGTTGATTCAAAGAGCTTCTACTTTGAAAAATGCAAAACAAAAAATGACCAGAGAAGGGGCAATGGCAAAATTATATGCTTCTGAAGCTTGTGTGAGAATATCAAACAATGCGGTTCAGATTTTTGGAGGTTACGGATATACTAAAGATTTCCCAGCTGAAAAATACTACAGAGATTCTAAACTTTGTACAATTGGTGAGGGTACTTCAGAAATTCAAAGATTAGTAATCGGAAGAGATATTACTAAATAGTTTTTGGTTTAAATTACCTTAATTCAAGATAAAGCAATAGCATACGAGATATTCGTATGCTATTTTCATTTTATAGAGATTTATTTTTAATTATATTTAATGTATTGCATATTGTTTTATATTAATTGTCTAAAAATTTCTTAAATAATTTTGTTTTTCATAATAATATTTTTATTAGCTTTGATATTCCAAAATCAAAATAGATATTATATGAAAAAACAACTATTGGTGATTGGGATGCTGGCTTCGGGCATTTCTTTCGCACAGACAGACCGTCTTTGGTCTGAAGGTTCTAGAAAAACAAATTCAGAAATTTTTGAAAACAAATCAACAATCAACAATCCGAAAATCTATAGTTTAGATATTGAGGGGTTAAAAAATGCTTTGGCAAAAGCTCCAAAAAGATTGGCTGTTGGTGAAAAATCACAAATTATCATTTCCTTCCCAAATTCTGAGGGCAAAATGGAGAATTTTAAAGTGAGAGAAAATTCTAATTTTGATCCTCAATTGGCTGCGAAATATCCGGATATCAAATCTTATGTTGGTGAAGGATTGGGAGATTCAAATTCGACAGTTTATTTTAGTATTTCTCCATTAGGATTATCCTCGATGGAGATTTACAATGACAAGTCTGCGGTTTTCATTGAACCTTATACTAAAAATCTTTCAACGTATGTCGTTTACAGAAAATCAGACAAAAAAGATGACCTTAATAAATTTGAATGTACGGTAATTGATGTAGCTCAAAAAGGAGTTTCAGGTTTAGATAATCTTCAGGCGAGACCTAATGCAGATGATGCCAAATTAAGAACATTCAGATTAGCTTTGTCTTCCACAGGAGAATACACCACGTATTTTGGAGGGACGAAAGCTCTTGCTTTAGCAGCAATGAATAATACAATGACCCGTGTAAATGGAGTTTTTGAAAAAGATTTTTCAGCAAGAATGGTTTTAATTGCCAATAATGACGCGGTAATCTACACCAATGCTTCTACAGATCCTTATTCTGCAGCTTCAGGAATGAGCAGCTGGAATTCTCAGCTTCAATCGACCTTAACTTCAGTAATTGGTGAGGCTAATTATGATGTAGGGCATTTATTCGGTGCTTCCGGAGGTGGCGGAAACGCAGGCTGTATTGGTTGTGTTTGTGTAAACGGATCTAAAGGAAGTGGTTATACTTCGCCTGCAGATGCAATTCCTTCAGGTGATAATTTTGATATCGATTATGTAGCTCACGAATTGGGTCACCAGTTTGGTGGAAATCATACTTTCTCTCATTCTAATGAAGGTACGGGTGTAAATAT
The sequence above is a segment of the Chryseobacterium turcicum genome. Coding sequences within it:
- a CDS encoding DUF2490 domain-containing protein, whose product is MKKSIALLLLISVNFFAQAQEDFFYEMKVSTNLVEKESFYLEVNTNWKHVYNEVGWRRLGVAGMATKKINNWSLYGGLSTFYTFNKDIVNYLEIRPRIGLGLTTPIVDRLTLNQRLLGEWRNHFYSKENKNRSYTRSRYRVLLNYTIAENKEKQTAWKVKPSIEWYFTKNVAYGERFAESRRYTLMLSREFKNKDELSIGYRYEDFIKLLEQNKIGHLVLLEYSF
- a CDS encoding endonuclease gives rise to the protein MKNFLLPILLISASISAQIPSGYYNGTTGLTGYALKTKLHEITATKNVNWGYGDLPNYYNQTDLDQYYDHGSNNTTILLDIYSEIPAGPDAYEYTSANLISTSGTEGLGYNREHAIPQSTFNSNYPMYSDLHFVIPTDARINQLRNNYPYGIGNSTIHHTFSNTSKIANSAIPNYSYTNRVYEPINEFKGDIARMLLYFAVRYEDKLPGFNHSTNINPAIDRSPFDGTAERAFDSAYISMLIQWHTQDPVSQREINRNNAVYTIQNNRNPFIDNPQWVNEIWTQTPDAIAPQAPTNLNTSQSGAYFTNLTWSPSTSNDVIGYNVYQNGVFLTTTKSTSLIVDHLNPATSYSFTVRAYDQGYLESTDSNTANVSTLATDSNFKDLLITKYIEGTDNNKALEIVNKTGHEVNLNNYSIKAQYYNNTTDSYYFTGTFELEGKILNNESFVILNPKSTLSCFTNNDALFLTAGEALAFTGTQYVELAYQSTKVDAIGNKFISNNNANVSLYRKNTVTEPNSTFTVSEWDSYASNYCENTGSLSTSDVELLAGKEFKIYPNPAHENIFVSGKIENIQEAKIFDYSGKLLYTEKNPFEKKKNISVQNLKTGSYLLKLDDKTYPFIKK
- a CDS encoding acyl-CoA dehydrogenase family protein, with amino-acid sequence MNTETINNIKMIAETAKEFAEKNIRPNIMEWDESQTFPKELFHQLGDMGFMGIVIPEEYGGSGLGYHEYVAILDEISQVDPSIGLSVAAHNSLCTNHIYEFGNEEQRNKWLPQLATGKVIGAWGLTEHNTGSDSGGMSTTAVKDGDEWIINGAKNFITHAISGDIAVVMTRTGEIGAKNNSTAFVLEKGMAGFTSGKKENKLGMRASETAELIFDNVRVSDANRLGEVGEGFKQAMKILDGGRISIAALSLGTAKGAYKAALKYAKERKQFGKSISEFQAINFMLADMATEIDAAELLIQRASTLKNAKQKMTREGAMAKLYASEACVRISNNAVQIFGGYGYTKDFPAEKYYRDSKLCTIGEGTSEIQRLVIGRDITK
- a CDS encoding alkyl/aryl-sulfatase, which codes for MKKLILDSLIVVVSTASIQGQTIKLDAKQKEATVHTKKTNNDLLSYLPFGDKTDFDNARKGFIATLDEGEIKDENGNVVYSMKQYDFIKGNAPATTNPSLWRQSELNSINGLFKVTDGVYQIRGFDLANMSLIEGNTGWIIVDPLLSPSTAKAGLDLANKHLGKRPVAAIIITHSHIDHFGGVRGIVDEADVKSGKVPIYVPEGFFEHSVAENVMGGNTMGRRASYMYGNLLAKDAKGTLGTGLGQTTSTGMAGILDGTHIINKKEESHTIDGIEVEFTYAPESEAPAEMMFYFPKYKAFCQAEDLNHTLHNLYTLRGAQVRNGKKWSQYIDHAIAKWGDNVTASFGSHHWPTWDNKNIRIYWESQRDLYRFIHDQTLRLANNGFTPREIAEMLKLPESLDKKFYNRGYYGSVSHDVRAQYQLYFGWFDGNPSNLNKLTPTDGGKKYVEFMGGANNLLAQAQKSYDKGEYRWVAEVVSHLVFAEPNNKNARYLLADAYEQLGYIAESGPWRNFYISGALELRNGVRELPTPNTAGPDMIKGMTTELFFNFLAMKFIGTDAEASKMKYNFNITMPDVNEKLALIVGNGTVTPRIGSHVKNDITADITLNRSDLDRINLGETSFNDLLKSKKIKIKGDEAAFAKFLSKIDNFKFWFNIVEP
- a CDS encoding Crp/Fnr family transcriptional regulator, which encodes MDLLKEKFPFLSDEDLESLAQISDVQTYGRREEIISIGKYSGDFMYTINGILRGYYIDDLGEERNVFLVNNNMFFGSPECILDDKASNYIFETVTNTSLIVFEYKKLEQLASENKNIFRFYTDAVKSILRFFVIRLNDFTCSSPQERFLKLQDSRPLLIKNAKTKLLANFLGLSPNSLSRIKARLFKKR